From Hylaeus volcanicus isolate JK05 chromosome 2, UHH_iyHylVolc1.0_haploid, whole genome shotgun sequence, the proteins below share one genomic window:
- the LOC128872689 gene encoding venom acid phosphatase Acph-1-like, translating to MLPQRSMAILALAFVTVVNCDLDLQMLHVVFRHGEKVPQKEYQNYPNDPYKDYSYHPMGDGDLTNQGKLREYRIGTMLRERYDRYFGPDYWPEKIYAQSTEVSRTQLSLQLVLAGLFPPSEKQTWNPHLPWIPTATFFVPHEADNLMFPHHCPRYVEEYKRFLRQPIALDLMSKYKKVFTYLTQHSGKVINTTAAVTYLYNLFKEEAAQNLTLPKWTESVYPTPMKELLALDFKLRSYTRTLKRLNGGVLLRKIVDDIEAYKAGKLMPYDRKAFLFAGHEMNVAAVARALDLDEPVVPAYGSTIILETLRDKKGSYYVRVLYWSGVSEQLKIETIPGCTELCPFEEFLSIVASVRPNDDEYYCQPGQTLEESKKKRLRGREYICSSATNLALGNTWYYLLTLVSLAVLSVRNIDR from the exons atgttaccCCAACGATCGATGGCGATTCTCGCCCTCGCGTTCGTCACCGTGGTCAACTGTGATCTGGATTTGCAAATGTTGCACGTG GTATTTCGACATGGTGAGAAAGTGCCACAGAAGGAATACCAGAATTATCCCAACGATCCCTACAAGGACTATTCGTACCACCCAATGGGCGATGGAGACTTGACGAAC CAAGGTAAGCTGCGTGAATACAGGATCGGCACAATGCTCCGTGAACGTTACGATCGGTATTTCGGGCCGGATTATTGGCCAGAGAAGATCTATGCTCAATCAACGGAAGTTTCGAGGACTCAGTTGTCTCTCCAGCTAGTTTTGGCCGGATTATTCCCGCCCTCCGAGAAGCAAACTTGGAATCCTCATCTACCGTGGATTCCAACGGCGACGTTCTTCGTACCCCACGAAGCTGACAATCTCATGTTCCCGCATCACTGTCCCAG GTATGTGGAAGAATATAAGAGGTTCCTTCGACAGCCGATCGCACTGGATTTAATGTCCAAGtacaaaaaagtatttactTACTTAACCCAGCACAGTGGGAAAGTAATAAACACGACAGCTGCGGTGACTTATCTATACAACTTGTTCAAAGAAGAG GCCGCCCAGAATTTGACTCTTCCAAAATGGACGGAGTCCGTCTATCCCACGCCTATGAAAGAATTACTCGCTTTGGATTTCAAACTCAGATCGTACACGAGAACGTTGAAACGTTTGAACGGAG GGGTGCTGTTACGTAAAATCGTGGACGACATCGAGGCATACAAAGCGGGAAAACTAATGCCATACGATAGAAAAGCGTTCCTCTTCGCGGGTCACGAAATGAACGTTGCCGCTGTCGCGAGAGCTTTGGACTTGGATGAGCCTGTTGTACCTGCATACGGGTCCACTATAATCTTGGAAACTCTCCGCGATAAGAAAGGCAGTTATTACGTTCGg GTTTTATATTGGAGCGGAGTATCCGAGCAGCTGAAGATCGAAACGATTCCTGGCTGCACGGAACTTTGTCCTTTTGAAGAGTTCCTCAGTATCGTGGCCAGCGTGAGGCCGAACGACGATGAATATTACTGCCAACCTGGTCAGACATTGGAGGAGTCGAAGAAGAAACGCCTTAGAGGAAGAGAGTATATTTGCTCCTCGGCGACGAATCTAGCCCTGGGCAACACTTGGTATTACCTGCTGACACTTGTCTCTCTTGCAGTTCTTTCTGTGCGCAATATCGATCGTTGA